One Malus domestica chromosome 11, GDT2T_hap1 genomic region harbors:
- the LOC114823247 gene encoding probable serine/threonine-protein kinase PBL9, which yields MGVCLSARIKAESSVNTGSKFVSNDENLSSTSSKVSSFSAPPTPRSEGEILKSPNLKSFSYNDLKLATRNFRPDSVLGEGGFGSVFKGWIDENSFTAAKPGSGIVLAVKRLNQESFQGHREWLAEVNYLGQLYHPNLVKLIGYCLEDEHRLLVYEFMPRGSLENHLFRRGSYFQPLSWNLRMKVALGAAKGLAFLHSAETKVIYRDFKTSNILIDSNYNAKLSDFGLAKDGPTGDKSHVSTRVMGTYGYAAPEYLATGHLTAKSDIYSFGVVLLEMLSGRRAVDKNRPSGEHNLVEWAKPFLANKRKIFRIIDNRLEGQYSMDGAHKAATLAARCISAESKLRPNMDEVVTTLEQLQDSNATGGTQSNGQRMRRRSADDANNAKRAADDALRAANKATNTVAYPRPSASPLYA from the exons GTTCAAAATTTGTTAGCAATGATGAGAACCTCAGCAGCACAAGCAGTAAGGTCTCATCATTTTCGGCACCTCCAACTCCTCGGAGCGAGGGCGAGATCTTGAAGTCTCCCAATCTGAAGAGCTTTAGTTATAATGACCTCAAATTGGCCACCAGGAATTTCCGTCCTGATAGTGTGTTGGGAGAAGGtggatttggttcggttttcaAGGGGTGGATTGATGAAAATTCGTTCACTGCTGCAAAGCCCGGGAGTGGCATAGTTTTGGCTGTGAAACGGCTTAACCAAGAAAGTTTTCAGGGTCACCGAGAGTGGTTG GCAGAAGTGAATTATCTAGGACAGCTCTATCATCCGAATCTCGTGAAACTAATCGGCTACTGCTTGGAGGATGAACACCGACTTCTGGTGTACGAATTCATGCCTCGAGGCAGCTTGGAAAACCATTTGTTCAGGA GAGGCTCTTATTTCCAACCTCTTTCCTGGAACCTCCGGATGAAGGTTGCCCTTGGTGCTGCAAAGGGGCTTGCTTTTCTTCACAGTGCTGAAACAAAAGTGATATACCGAGATTTCAAGACGTCAAACATCCTGATTGATTCG AACTACAATGCAAAACTTTCCGACTTTGGTTTGGCCAAGGACGGGCCAACGGGTGATAAAAGCCACGTCTCCACGAGGGTCATGGGTACCTACGGATACGCAGCTCCAGAATATCTAGCCACAG GTCATCTGACTGCCAAGAGCGACATATATAGCTTCGGAGTCGTTTTGTTGGAGATGTTATCTGGCCGGAGAGCAGTTGACAAGAATCGGCCATCCGGAGAACACAATCTGGTGGAGTGGGCTAAACCCTTCTTGGCAAACAAGCGTAAGATCTTTCGCATCATAGACAACCGTCTGGAAGGCCAGTATTCAATGGACGGAGCTCACAAGGCGGCTACCCTTGCAGCACGATGCATATCCGCAGAATCCAAGCTCAGGCCAAACATGGACGAGGTCGTAACTACACTTGAACAACTGCAAGATTCTAATGCCACCGGAGGCACTCAGAGTAATGGTCAAAGGATGCGCAGACGAAGTGCAGACGATGCTAACAATGCCAAGCGCGCAGCAGATGATGCCTTAAGGGCAGCTAACAAGGCAACGAATACCGTCGCCTATCCTCGGCCATCTGCTTCCCCACTTTACGCTTGA